The nucleotide sequence ACCTGGCCGCCCAGGCCCCACATGCCCAACGTTCCTCAGCCCGCCACGCGCCCTTGACCAGCATTCTCGTGCATCAACCTCCAGAGGTGCCCCGCGGCCCCATGCAGTTCCTGGCGCCCATACTCCAGAGCGTCATCGCCCAGCATCCGCCACCGAAAGACGGAGAGCCACTCCCCCCCCCTCGCCGTACAACACGCACGACGCCATCTACACCGCCGACCCATACCCGAGCGACTCCGGTGCCCGCGACGGCCACAACCTCCCCGACACCATCTACGCCTACAACCACGCCGACTGGTACGTCCCGAAAGTCCTCACCCACGCCCAGGCACACCCCAGCAGACCAGGCATACACCAACAGCGCATGCACACCCCAGCAGCCCAGGCTTCGGTGCCGACACCGCCCCCACTCAGTGGTGTGCATCATGAAGCCGCAGGTCACGGGTCTGGGGTGCGTGACGACTCGGGTACTCACGGCAGTCGGCAGCCGACGGCCACGGCGTACATCACCGGACAGGTCCGGCCCCGACACGACGCCGGGCACGACCGGACGCCCGCCGATCGCGGTGTCGGGGAGTCGGCGTACGTACCGGCTGTGCACCCGGGTCGACCAAGTTCCGCAGGCAGGACACGCCGCCCGCTCAGCTGACGCGCCGGCCCGTACGACCACCAACCCGTCATCGGCTACGACGCCTTCGGTCACCACGGCTTCGCCTGGTGGAACCACAGTTCCCGGAGGAGCAGATCACCCACGGCCGTTCATGATCGCGCTTGTGGTGACCCTCTGTGGCTCCGGCGCTGAAAGTGATCCGAAACCACGGTTCAGTGACCGCCGTCAAGTCCGGGCGATCACAAGGGCGTGGGCGTCGCACGCCGTTGACGCAGCGCCTCTTTCGGATCAGCTCGAGTTGGAGTCAGTCACCACGGGACGTCCACGCCCTCCCAGAGGGTGAAGGGGCCGGTCGGCCCGTTCGGCCCGAGGCAGGCGACGCGCACTACCTCGCGAGCGGCGTCCTCGACCGACTCCGTCCCCTCGAAGTTGACCAGTGCGGTGTTCGCGAACCCCGGCGAGACGAGGTTGACCTTGGTGTCGGTCGCTTCCAGCTCGATCATCATGGACAGCGTCACGGCGTTGAGCGCCGTCTTCGATGCGGCGTAGACCGGCTCGAAGGCCGAGTGATACGCGAAGGCCGGGTCGGCAATGGTCGTCAGCGGGCCCAGTGCGCTCGTGACGTTCACGATGCGCGCATCCGACGACTTGCGAAGCAGCGGCAGCATGGCCTGGTACACCGCCAGAGGACCGAAGACGTTCACCTCCCAGACGGCCCGCACCTCCTCGATCGGGGCCGTGCTCGCCTTCTCGTCGTTGGTCAGGTTCCCGTTCGTCGGGGTGAGCGCTGGACGGCGAGCCGGCCACTTGCCCGTGTGCGTGGCCGGCTCGTGGCATCAGTGCGGCGTCATCATGACTGCTGGGTTGGTCACTTCGCCTGGGCGAGCCAGACCGCGTCGGGACCGGCCGGGAATCGCAGCTGGCCGGTCATGTCGTGCACGGCTCGCCACACCGTCTCGGCAACGTCGCTCTCCTTGGTGAACACGTCCTGGCCCGTGAAGTCATCCATGGCCTGCTTCGCGAACGCCGCGTAGGGCGCCGGGACGAGCGCGTCCAGCGACCCGCCGTTCGTTGCCCTGGCTGCGAAGTTCGTCGTCAGGCAGGCGCCCGGCTCGACCGTCTTCGCCCGCACACCGAACGGCGCGACTTCGAGCGCGAGGGATGCGGTGAACCCCTCGATGGCCATCTTGCTCGCCTTGTAGACGGCCGAGAGCGGCATGTGCCCCAGCACCACGCTGGAGGTCACGTTGACCACCACGCCGGAGCCACGCTCGCGGAACTGGGGCAGCACCGCCTGCGTCATCGCCATCACGCCGAACGTGTTGGTCTCGAAGACCTCCCGCACCCGGGCCATGGGGGTGCCCTCGAACACGCTGATCGAGGGCACCCCCGCGTTGTTGACCAGCACATCGACGGGGCCCTCGGCCTCGAACACGGCGGTGATGCTCTCGGGCCTGGTCACGTCGAGCTCGACGACGCGGAGCCGGTCCGACTCAGGAAGGACGCCCGGACGCGGCGTCCGCATCGTGGCGATGACGTTCCACCCCTGCGAGTGGAAGTAGAGGGCGGTCTCCCGCCCGTACCCGGATGAGGTACCAGTGATCAGAACCGTCTTCATGTTGTGCCCCTTGCGATGTGTGGGATCCATACGGGCGGATCAGGCATTTCCCTGCTCCACGGGAGAACCGGTGATCCCATTGAATCGCTTTGACCTGCGGAGATAGTAGAACTATCCTCGCGGCTCCTTGCACGATCCTCCTGCGCGGCCCACCCGGTTCAGGGCAGGACACCTGCCGGCGCACGCACGGCCCGACGCAGGCGGGCGGCATCCTGGCCAGGGGGTGCGCCGAACTGGCGGCGGTACTCCCGGCTGAACTGCGACGGGTTGTCGTAGCCGACGCGGTGGCCGACTCCGGTGACATCTCCGGGGTGGGTGGCGAGCAGCAGCCGGGCCTCCTGGAGCCGGATCTGCTTCTGGAACTGGATGGGGCTCATCGCGGTCACCGCTCGGAAGTTGCGGTAGAAGGCGGAGACGCCCATGCCGGACTGCCGCGCCACGTCCTCGACCCGGAAGGGCTGCGCGTAGTGCTCGCGGATCCAGCGCACGGCCCGCGAGACGTGGCTGAGGCTGCTGTCGGCCAGGCCGAACTGGCGAACCGTCCCACCCTGCTCGCCGGTGATCAGACGCCACAGGATCTCGCGCTTGACCAGCGGGGCCAGCACGGCCCGGTCGCGGGGCTCGTCGAGCAGGCGCAGCAGCCGGACCACCGCGTCCAGCAGCGCGGCCGGAGCGTCACTGACGGCGATCCCCGACGGCGCGCCCCCGCTGCTGCGGGGGGTGTCTCCGGGCCCGGCCTCGAGCAACAGCTCGGCAACGGCGGACGGTTCCAGGACGAGACCGAACCCCAGCGCCGGCTGCTTGGGGTCGGCCTGGGTGAACTGCCCTGTGACCGGCAGATCGACGGATGCGACCAGGTACTGCCCGGGCCCGTACTCGAACACCCTCTCCCCCAGGGCGAGGCGTTTGGCGCCCTGCGCGATGACCGCCAGGAGCGTGCCGGACATCGAGGGCGCCGGCGGATCAGGGCGG is from Streptomyces hygroscopicus and encodes:
- a CDS encoding ketoacyl reductase produces the protein MRAVWEVNVFGPLAVYQAMLPLLRKSSDARIVNVTSALGPLTTIADPAFAYHSAFEPVYAASKTALNAVTLSMMIELEATDTKVNLVSPGFANTALVNFEGTESVEDAAREVVRVACLGPNGPTGPFTLWEGVDVPW
- a CDS encoding Shy24, coding for MKTVLITGTSSGYGRETALYFHSQGWNVIATMRTPRPGVLPESDRLRVVELDVTRPESITAVFEAEGPVDVLVNNAGVPSISVFEGTPMARVREVFETNTFGVMAMTQAVLPQFRERGSGVVVNVTSSVVLGHMPLSAVYKASKMAIEGFTASLALEVAPFGVRAKTVEPGACLTTNFAARATNGGSLDALVPAPYAAFAKQAMDDFTGQDVFTKESDVAETVWRAVHDMTGQLRFPAGPDAVWLAQAK
- a CDS encoding AraC family transcriptional regulator, whose protein sequence is MYLEELRTLLARHARPDWTTAVDGVLISKVDRPDPPAPSMSGTLLAVIAQGAKRLALGERVFEYGPGQYLVASVDLPVTGQFTQADPKQPALGFGLVLEPSAVAELLLEAGPGDTPRSSGGAPSGIAVSDAPAALLDAVVRLLRLLDEPRDRAVLAPLVKREILWRLITGEQGGTVRQFGLADSSLSHVSRAVRWIREHYAQPFRVEDVARQSGMGVSAFYRNFRAVTAMSPIQFQKQIRLQEARLLLATHPGDVTGVGHRVGYDNPSQFSREYRRQFGAPPGQDAARLRRAVRAPAGVLP